TTGATCTCCCACCGAGAACGCAATCCAATTCCTAAGCCTTTTAGCGTAAGTTCCGTTGCCAACAGACCACTGTCAGTAAGAATAGATGTTTCATTGACGAAATCCCTCAAATAAGACTTCCTATTGTTCAAAAACATTCGATCAAGATAGGCCGGAAGCAATATCAAGTTGTGATTAATTAGATCCTCCGGCTTCCGCGGTCTCGTACGGCCTTGGAAATAGTTTACATTTGCACAAAAGATAAGTTCATTGGGCGCAATCTTTCTGTGTACGAACTCGGCGCCTTGAGGTTCTCTTACGACTCTAATCGCAATATCTACACCTGATTCCACGATATCGACAATCTGTTCGGAAAGGCGAATGTCAAAGGAGACACGAGGATGTTCCACTTTGAAGGCGGCTAATATATTCGGCAGTACGCGAACCGCAAAAGAGGGAAGACACGCCAGAGTGATTACTCCACGAAGTTCGCGGGAGTGATCGTTAAGTGCGTTTTCCATGTCTAACGTTTTTTCAAGCAGTTGTTCCACTTGCAAGAGGAGCTGTCGCCCTTCGTGAGTAGCACTGACGTGCCGGGTAGTTCTGTGAAAAAGACGAATACCCAGGCTGTCCTCAAGTTTTGAGATTTTTTTGCTTAAGAGTGGCCCGTTGATTCTAAGGATACCTGCTGCTCGACTAAAGCTGCCCTTTTTGGCAACCCAATAGAAGGATTCCCAAAGGCTCAGATCAGTGATTTTAATTCTTTCCATATAGGAAAGAATTATATTCAATTTTTCTATATTATTTCCAGTGCTTTTTTGAGTTAGAACCTAAATTCGATCGCAGTTACGGCAAAACCCAAAAAAAGGAGATAACGATGAAAGCCTTCCCATTATTCGCAGTCTTTATGCTTGGCCTTTCGGGGCAAACGTGGGCAATTGGCAGCACCGCCCCTTTAGAGTGCAGCGGCTTGCTGACTGCCCCTCTCATGTTGGCTATAGGTTTTAGAAAAAATCTTAGCATTGAAGAAACAGACGCCCTCATCGAAGCGCGACTCCCCAGACCGGCTGCAAATGGGTTCGATGTGGAAGTTCGAATTTCTGCTGTCTCACTTAACCCCGTCGATACCAAACAAAGAAAAGGCCGCGAAATAACAAACGAAACTCTTCAAATACCCGTTTGGGATGCTGTCGGCATCATTTCAAAGATCGGCGATCAAGTCGACCACCTTAAAGTGGGTGACAGGGTTTTCTACTCAGGCGATCTCAATCGGCCCGGGGCGGCCTCTGAATACCACGTAGTGGATTCTCGCTTAGTAGCTCTGGCGCCAAAGTCGATCAGCGACGCCGAAGCTGCAGCACTACCACTCACCAGCCTGACAGCCTACGAAGGCCTATTCGAGCAGCTAAGAGTCATCCCAGGAAAGACCATTCTGGTAGTTGGTGGGGCCGGAGGAGTAGGCTCGATGGTTATTCAGCTTGCAAAGCTTGCTGGCCTCAATGTTATCGCAACAGCATCACGAGACGAAACAATTCTGTGGGTAAAATCTTTTGGCGCTAATTCGGTGATCGATCACAGAGAGAGACTATCGGAGGGCTTAAAAAAGATAGGCGTAGACAATGTTGACTATATTTTTAATGCTGCCGACACTGCGACATACTGGAGTCAAATGGAAGAAGTCATCCGCCCGTTTGGAAGGATTGTTTCGATTGTTGAAAGTTCGATACCGCTAGATTTAACAATCATGATGAAAAAGAGTGTCACGTTCTCTTGGGAACTTATGTTTACGCGGTCCCTGTTTCAGACAG
The Bdellovibrionales bacterium CG10_big_fil_rev_8_21_14_0_10_45_34 genome window above contains:
- a CDS encoding zinc-binding alcohol dehydrogenase family protein gives rise to the protein MLAIGFRKNLSIEETDALIEARLPRPAANGFDVEVRISAVSLNPVDTKQRKGREITNETLQIPVWDAVGIISKIGDQVDHLKVGDRVFYSGDLNRPGAASEYHVVDSRLVALAPKSISDAEAAALPLTSLTAYEGLFEQLRVIPGKTILVVGGAGGVGSMVIQLAKLAGLNVIATASRDETILWVKSFGANSVIDHRERLSEGLKKIGVDNVDYIFNAADTATYWSQMEEVIRPFGRIVSIVESSIPLDLTIMMKKSVTFSWELMFTRSLFQTEDMQEQSRILSKIASLVDEGKIRSTIFRSMSPINSENMKEAHRLLESGKSIGKIVISEW